Proteins encoded by one window of Streptomyces uncialis:
- a CDS encoding energy-coupling factor ABC transporter ATP-binding protein has protein sequence MDTGALPHGGERTAREPDSLVVAGLAFAYPDGHQALYGVDLRIGRGERVALLGPNGAGKTTLVLHLNGILTPGAGSVTVAGLPVGPGTMPEIRRRVGLVFQDPDDQLFMPTVREDVAFGPATAGLRGTRLSERVDEALGLVGMSAYADRPPHHLSYGQRRRVAVATVLAMRPEILVLDEPSSNLDPAARRELADILRALDVTVLMVTHDLPYAAELCPRSLVLSEGVIAADGPTGTLLRDPELMRRHRLELPFGFDPRAVPGG, from the coding sequence GTGGACACGGGCGCGCTCCCGCACGGCGGGGAACGAACGGCACGGGAACCGGACTCGCTGGTGGTGGCGGGCCTCGCCTTCGCCTACCCGGACGGCCACCAGGCCCTGTACGGGGTGGACCTGCGGATCGGCCGGGGCGAACGCGTCGCCCTCCTCGGCCCCAACGGCGCCGGGAAGACCACCCTCGTCCTCCATCTCAACGGCATCCTCACCCCCGGCGCGGGCAGCGTGACCGTCGCCGGACTGCCGGTGGGCCCGGGCACCATGCCGGAGATCCGCCGCCGGGTCGGCCTCGTCTTCCAGGACCCCGACGACCAGCTGTTCATGCCGACCGTCCGCGAGGACGTGGCCTTCGGCCCGGCCACCGCCGGACTGCGCGGCACCCGGCTGTCGGAACGGGTCGACGAAGCCCTCGGCCTCGTCGGGATGAGCGCGTACGCCGACCGCCCCCCGCACCACCTCTCCTACGGCCAGCGCCGCCGGGTCGCCGTCGCCACGGTCCTCGCGATGCGCCCCGAGATCCTGGTCCTCGACGAGCCCTCGTCCAACCTCGACCCCGCCGCGCGCCGCGAACTCGCCGACATCCTGCGCGCGCTGGACGTCACCGTCCTGATGGTCACCCACGACCTCCCGTACGCCGCGGAACTCTGCCCCCGCTCGCTGGTCCTGAGCGAGGGCGTGATCGCCGCCGACGGACCGACGGGCACCCTGCTCCGCGACCCGGAACTGATGCGGCGCCACCGCCTGGAACTGCCGTTCGGCTTCGACCCCCGGGCCGTCCCGGGCGGCTGA
- the cbiQ gene encoding cobalt ECF transporter T component CbiQ, whose translation MGAGHAHQLYVPGRTPVHRLPPHTKLTAVLCFVLVVVSTPRTAVWAFAGYAVLLGAVTCAARLPAGLVGRRLLIEVPFVVFAVALPFVAEGERTDVLGASLSVDGLWGAWNVLAKGTLGVAASVLLAATTELRGLLLGLERLRLPQPLVQIAMFMIRYGDVVTDEARRMRIARESRGYTARGIRQWGVLARTAATLFIRSYERGERVYLAMLSRGYTGTLRVTEPVPTGRTEWVRALALPASALPLCVLAWTR comes from the coding sequence ATGGGCGCGGGCCACGCCCACCAGCTGTACGTCCCCGGCCGGACCCCGGTGCACCGGCTGCCGCCGCACACCAAACTGACGGCCGTCCTGTGCTTCGTCCTGGTCGTCGTGTCGACACCGCGCACCGCCGTTTGGGCCTTCGCCGGATACGCCGTGCTCCTCGGCGCCGTCACCTGCGCGGCCCGGCTCCCGGCCGGACTGGTGGGCCGGAGGCTGCTGATCGAGGTGCCGTTCGTCGTGTTCGCGGTGGCGCTGCCGTTCGTCGCCGAAGGGGAACGCACCGACGTCCTCGGAGCGTCCCTGAGCGTCGACGGACTCTGGGGCGCGTGGAACGTCCTGGCCAAGGGCACCCTGGGGGTGGCCGCGTCGGTACTGCTCGCCGCCACCACCGAACTGCGCGGACTGCTCCTCGGACTGGAGCGGCTGCGGCTGCCGCAGCCGCTGGTCCAGATCGCGATGTTCATGATCCGCTACGGGGACGTGGTCACCGACGAGGCCCGGCGGATGCGGATCGCCCGGGAGTCCCGGGGGTACACGGCCAGGGGGATACGGCAGTGGGGTGTCCTGGCGCGGACCGCCGCCACGCTGTTCATCCGCTCCTACGAACGGGGCGAGCGGGTGTACCTGGCGATGCTCAGCCGCGGCTACACCGGAACCCTCCGGGTCACCGAACCGGTGCCCACGGGCCGCACCGAGTGGGTACGCGCCCTGGCCCTCCCGGCCTCGGCGCTGCCCTTGTGCGTCCTGGCCTGGACCCGGTGA
- a CDS encoding energy-coupling factor ABC transporter permease: protein MHVPDGFIDIPVSLAAGAVAAGAVAVALRGAREELAGPPGSGTSGERLAPLAGLVAAFVFAAQMLNFPVGAGTSGHLMGGALAAILVGPWTGILCLSVVLLLQGVLFADGGLTALGVNITVMGVVTALSGYAVFRVLVKILPRGRRAVTGSAFAAALVSVPLAALAFTLVYAVGGTTDVPLGKVATAMVGVHVLIGMGEAVITALTVGAVLAVRPDLVYGARDLARPLKLRVGGEPVEAPQPRTAPRTSHRKVWLGGLAASLVLAGFVSFYASAEPDGLEKVAADRGIDAKAREHDTAGWPLADYGVGDLTDARISGGLAGIIGVGVTVAAGTGVFLAVRRRRGPDAPRDQGKAG, encoded by the coding sequence ATGCATGTGCCCGACGGATTCATCGACATCCCCGTCTCCCTCGCCGCCGGAGCCGTCGCGGCGGGTGCCGTCGCCGTCGCCCTCCGGGGCGCCCGCGAGGAACTGGCCGGGCCGCCCGGCAGCGGGACCTCCGGCGAACGGCTCGCGCCGCTCGCCGGACTCGTCGCCGCGTTCGTCTTCGCCGCGCAGATGCTGAACTTCCCCGTCGGCGCCGGGACCAGCGGCCATCTGATGGGCGGGGCGCTCGCCGCGATCCTCGTCGGCCCCTGGACCGGGATCCTGTGCCTGTCCGTGGTCCTCCTGCTGCAAGGCGTCCTCTTCGCCGACGGCGGGCTCACCGCGCTCGGCGTCAACATCACCGTCATGGGCGTGGTCACCGCGCTGAGCGGCTACGCGGTGTTCCGGGTCCTGGTGAAGATCCTGCCCCGGGGCCGCCGGGCGGTCACCGGTTCCGCGTTCGCCGCGGCCCTCGTCTCCGTACCGCTCGCGGCGCTCGCCTTCACCCTCGTGTACGCGGTCGGCGGCACCACCGACGTACCGCTGGGGAAGGTCGCCACCGCGATGGTCGGCGTCCATGTCCTCATCGGGATGGGGGAAGCGGTGATCACCGCGCTGACCGTCGGCGCGGTCCTCGCCGTGCGCCCCGACCTCGTGTACGGGGCCCGGGACCTGGCCCGGCCGCTGAAGCTGCGGGTCGGCGGCGAACCGGTCGAGGCCCCGCAGCCGCGGACGGCTCCCCGGACCTCGCACCGGAAGGTCTGGCTCGGCGGACTCGCCGCGTCGCTCGTACTGGCCGGGTTCGTCAGCTTCTACGCCTCCGCCGAACCCGACGGACTGGAGAAGGTCGCCGCCGACCGGGGCATCGACGCGAAGGCCCGCGAACACGACACGGCCGGCTGGCCGCTCGCCGACTACGGCGTCGGGGACCTCACCGACGCCCGGATCTCCGGCGGACTCGCCGGGATCATCGGGGTGGGCGTCACGGTCGCCGCCGGTACCGGGGTCTTCCTGGCGGTGCGCCGCCGCCGGGGCCCCGACGCACCGCGAGACCAGGGGAAGGCCGGCTGA
- a CDS encoding SsgA family sporulation/cell division regulator codes for MTAVEQRARARVVTDFAGERSAVPVALSYDPESDPGAVHMTLPPGLGATPDDWVFTRELLERGLRGPVANGPVSIWPCGRAQAIVELHSPGGVSLVQFDSRALTRFLGRTYEAVATVRVNRLR; via the coding sequence ATGACCGCCGTCGAGCAGCGCGCACGAGCCCGCGTCGTCACGGACTTCGCCGGGGAGCGCTCAGCGGTCCCCGTCGCCCTGTCCTACGACCCCGAGAGCGACCCGGGCGCCGTCCATATGACCCTTCCCCCCGGCCTGGGCGCCACCCCCGACGACTGGGTCTTCACCCGGGAGCTGCTGGAACGCGGGCTCAGGGGCCCCGTCGCCAACGGTCCCGTCAGCATCTGGCCGTGCGGACGCGCGCAGGCGATCGTGGAGCTGCACTCGCCCGGCGGGGTGTCCCTGGTCCAGTTCGACTCCCGCGCCCTGACCCGTTTCCTCGGCCGCACCTACGAGGCGGTGGCGACGGTCCGGGTCAACCGGCTGCGCTGA
- a CDS encoding SDR family NAD(P)-dependent oxidoreductase encodes MTRTARFEGHGVMITGAGRGIGAATARRFAAEGAGVLVTDIDMDNAARVVAEIRDAGGTAEAFGCDVTDRGQVDAAVTRAVEAFGSLDVLVNNAYACHPDTPLFEDGSDEVWNTDLEVTLTGAYRCARAALPALVSSGRGAIVNVGSVNGIQDFGCHAYSAAKAGLMSLTRTLAGHAAGRGVRVNLVAPGTVRTPAWSEQGNDVDRVGGLYPLGRVGEPEDIAAAVAFLASSDAAWITGVSLPVDGGLLAVNTAFRAVSFDEA; translated from the coding sequence ATGACTCGTACAGCGCGGTTCGAAGGACACGGAGTGATGATCACCGGCGCGGGCCGGGGGATCGGGGCGGCCACGGCCCGCCGGTTCGCGGCGGAGGGCGCGGGGGTCCTCGTCACGGACATCGACATGGACAACGCGGCGCGGGTCGTCGCGGAGATCCGGGACGCGGGCGGCACGGCGGAGGCGTTCGGCTGCGATGTGACCGACCGGGGGCAGGTCGACGCGGCGGTCACCCGCGCGGTCGAGGCGTTCGGATCGCTGGACGTGCTGGTCAACAACGCGTACGCCTGCCATCCCGACACCCCGCTGTTCGAGGACGGGTCCGACGAGGTGTGGAACACCGATCTGGAGGTGACCCTCACCGGCGCGTACCGCTGTGCGCGGGCCGCGCTGCCCGCCCTCGTGTCGTCCGGGCGGGGCGCGATCGTCAACGTCGGCTCCGTCAACGGCATCCAGGACTTCGGCTGTCACGCCTACAGCGCGGCGAAGGCCGGACTGATGTCGCTGACCCGGACCCTCGCGGGGCATGCCGCCGGGCGGGGGGTACGGGTCAACCTCGTCGCGCCGGGGACGGTGCGGACGCCCGCGTGGTCCGAACAGGGCAACGACGTCGACCGCGTCGGGGGGCTCTACCCGCTGGGGCGGGTCGGGGAGCCGGAGGACATCGCGGCGGCCGTCGCGTTCCTGGCGTCCTCCGACGCGGCGTGGATCACGGGGGTGTCGCTTCCCGTGGACGGCGGGCTGCTGGCCGTCAACACGGCGTTCAGGGCGGTGTCGTTCGACGAGGCGTAG
- a CDS encoding serine hydrolase domain-containing protein has protein sequence MSATTDTGTATGTATTADTGTPPVVHGTVAEGFEGVRDAFARNFTERGERGAALTVHRDGRPVADLWAGTRDVDAAPGGEPWRQDTAQIVRSATKGVAAAALLLLHQRGQLDLDAPVAAYWPEYKAEGKERTLVRHVLAHRAGIPALDRPLTPAEAADPERTAAAVAAQRPFWEPGTDHGYHAHTYGWLTAELVRRVTGVPFGTWVDQEIARPLGLDLWVGLPPERARRVGRIGSTEAPVSASDGPRLRPRRGVSEAYADPGSLTRRAFAAISPVPDENDPAYRAAVLPASNGIMTARALSRFHAALIGPVDGAPPLFDPATLDLARAEASAGPDRVLVITTRFGAGFMLHGSASPLLGPGSFGHPGRGGPLGFADPQSGTAFGYVTNGLRKSVTSDARAQALVRAVRSALAG, from the coding sequence ATGAGCGCGACGACGGACACGGGTACGGCCACGGGTACGGCCACGACGGCGGACACCGGTACGCCGCCGGTCGTGCACGGGACGGTCGCCGAAGGGTTCGAGGGCGTCCGGGACGCGTTCGCCCGCAACTTCACCGAACGCGGTGAGCGCGGCGCCGCGCTCACCGTCCACCGCGACGGACGGCCCGTGGCCGATCTGTGGGCCGGTACCCGGGACGTGGACGCGGCACCCGGCGGCGAGCCCTGGCGGCAGGACACCGCGCAGATCGTCCGCTCCGCGACGAAGGGCGTGGCCGCCGCCGCGCTGCTCCTGCTGCACCAGCGCGGGCAACTCGACCTCGACGCCCCCGTCGCCGCCTACTGGCCCGAGTACAAGGCCGAGGGCAAGGAACGCACCCTGGTCCGGCATGTGCTCGCCCACCGCGCCGGGATACCCGCCCTGGACCGGCCGCTCACCCCCGCCGAGGCCGCCGATCCGGAGCGCACCGCCGCCGCGGTCGCCGCGCAGCGGCCGTTCTGGGAGCCCGGCACCGACCACGGCTACCACGCCCACACCTACGGCTGGCTGACCGCCGAACTCGTCCGCCGGGTCACCGGTGTCCCCTTCGGGACCTGGGTCGACCAGGAGATCGCCCGGCCCCTCGGCCTCGACCTGTGGGTCGGACTGCCGCCGGAGCGGGCGCGGCGGGTGGGCCGCATCGGTTCCACCGAGGCACCCGTCAGCGCGTCCGACGGTCCCCGGCTGCGGCCCCGGCGCGGGGTGTCCGAGGCGTACGCCGACCCCGGCTCCCTCACCCGGCGGGCGTTCGCCGCGATCAGCCCCGTGCCCGACGAGAACGACCCCGCGTACCGGGCGGCCGTGCTGCCCGCGTCGAACGGGATCATGACGGCCCGCGCGCTGTCCCGCTTCCACGCCGCGCTGATCGGTCCGGTGGACGGCGCCCCGCCGCTGTTCGACCCGGCGACCCTGGACCTCGCGCGGGCCGAGGCGTCCGCCGGGCCCGACCGGGTCCTCGTCATCACCACCCGCTTCGGTGCCGGGTTCATGCTGCACGGCTCGGCGTCACCGCTGCTGGGCCCCGGCTCGTTCGGCCACCCCGGCCGCGGCGGCCCGCTCGGCTTCGCCGACCCGCAGAGCGGCACCGCCTTCGGCTACGTCACCAACGGGCTGCGCAAGTCGGTGACGTCCGACGCCCGCGCCCAGGCACTGGTCCGCGCGGTACGGAGCGCGCTCGCCGGCTGA